The sequence TCACTGGCTGATGTGAACATGCAGACCTGACTAAACCAGGTTGGTGACAGTGGGTGTTGGGGTAAGGGGTTGATCATATGGCTGCTGGTTGATCTAATAGTCATGTGTCCACTACAGTCCATGTGGTTGTGGAGTGGACAGGTAGGGTGAAGCAGTTACACTGGTGTCACATAGTTCCCTGGGAAAGTCCCAAAGGCATGTGTCCTTTCTGACGTACCTAAGGAAAGAGCAGAGCACATTGTAAACCAAAAGATTGTTCTCTCCTACTTTACatcatacagccaagacaaccctGGTCCATTCATCTGACTACATAAGTAATACTTGTAATATCATTTGATGCCTGATAGAGGGCACACTTGTATTTCATTTGACTTAACTTAAAAGTGGCAATCAGCTGccgaaacaataacaaaatgtcCTCCGCAGCACATTCTGCAAAAAAGCTGAGgggtggggctggagaaatgtaagcactctaaaattcatagacagagctatggatgcaaggacagaCCATCCATGAAATAAAcacagttttaaccatgttttgaggctatatagtgtttgtttacattttagtttgtttacaaacatttgtATAAAACAAGCTTATTTTTGGTGCTGATGGGGTATgatagttgaactaagctcatgaggcatttataagttacattcttcaagaatcaatgggtacatatcattaatttataaagTCCAAAAATATATGTAgctactgcagattgccccttcaaGTCTTGTGTAAATGTCTTACCTACAAACCAGCCATCATCACACTTCTCCATCACTTGTACGATGTCCCCCTCTCTCAGTTCCAGCTCATCTCTGTTCTGTGGGTTGTAGTTGTAAACTGCTTTGTATCTGAGTGAGAGCACAGGCCAGGGTTTGGGATTTGATTTTTGGCAAGGTGAGTAGACTGTGGCAATGAAAAATGAGATAAACAGTACCTCAATCACGTTATATTAAATCACATTTTCATTGACAAAAACATTTGACTCACGGTTGGCGTTGCACTACTGTTGAGCCAGCATTGTTGGTCGTTTTTGTTTTGGGAATGTTGTTCGGGGCTGCTCCTCCCCTGTGGGCAGATGGGGACATCTGATTGGACGGTGAAGCAGCTCTGCCAATCGAGTTGTGCAAAGCCGGTTGTGCTCCTCCCCAGTGGTTGCTCTGGGGGGTGGGGGAGGCAGGCCCAGAAGTGGGgtgtggccagtgattgggtgcTTCTTTGGATAGTGAGGGCTGGAGGGATGAACGTGAATGGGAAGCTACTGTCCCATGGGGTATGGGTGAGGACGGCTTCAGGGGGGAATATCCTGGTTCAGGGCTGCGGGAGGAGGGAGTCAGACTCAGAGGTGAGTGGGTCAAAGGAGAGCAGGGTGAGTGTAGAGGGCGTCCTGGACTCATTGGCTCTGGGGATGTGGGTGACATGGGGCATACTGGGTAGTCGTCAGATGATAATTTGGTGCGTGGCAACTTGTTAACCTGGACGTAGTTGGTGGGGAAGATGCCACTCCTGGTAGTCCCTGGGACCCGGCCCTCCAACCACCTGTCATCCACACGCCTGGTTACACTGATCACCTCTCCCTGAGAAAGAGGAGCAGGGACATCATGGTTCATGACAAAAGTACCATAACTCTCACGTAATCCATTCAAACCTCAGTGACAATTACCTATCTATGTAATTCTGAATACAGCTGTGTATCAACCATAAAGAAGAAAACACAGGcagtgtgagagagacacagtagagaGGGAATACTTTGAATGATTAAAAGTTTCTAAAAGGACAGTCAACATTCTAAAGCTAAAGATGAGAGTAGAGTATTATTTTATTGATCCCAATTTGAGAAATTGTTTTATCACAGCATGCATCATCAATAACTTACAATGACAGGACACGCAACAATGACCAAcacatgataaaaaaaaaaaaaaacaagacacAGAAAGGCACATGTACCATAGTATCCCACAGAAAGGCACATGTACCATAGTATCCCAAAAAGAATAGTCTGATTCAAGTGCTGTTTTCTAACCTACTCTGGGGGAAAAAACAGGCAACAACATTTTCCAATAGGAAGACCTCATAAAACAGGTTCATCAATTACACTCATTAAAAAAGCTGTGGGTAAAATGGCTGTGGGTAGAAATGGCCGTCTAAACCTCTCTGTGGAACATCTGGGCAGGATGGACCTGTAACTGAAGCTGCTCCTGTGTTGCATTACTGTgctgtggagtgggtgtgtgtcattgtcctgtccCTGTGTTTTTACTTGCAGCCTTTTTATGAACATGTCCTGCATTGATTCCAGGCTGCAGCATGTAGCACTGGCTTTCTTCATGATTTAATACAGGTATTAGGGTGTTAAAGATAGAATACATAGTAGGATGCTCACTTTACGGAAGGACAGCTCAACAGGCAGGTCTGCATTGAAGGTGAACAGAGCCACTGCCTCGCCGTAATCCAGCACCTGGATGGTGGGAGACTTGATGGGTGTGGGCTTCTCTGTAGCAGGGACAATCTGTGGCGGAAAGGAGTGAGGTTCAGAATGACATGTGGAGGGCATCACATAAATCGACACTCAGAGGTTAGTTGGATGCACACCCACCTCCACATAGGTTGTGGGGAAGATACCGGCTCTCCCATGATGCTCTCCTTCAAACCAGTTGGCGTCTACCTGCCTGAGGATGTAAACAATGTCTCCCTTCTGTAGAGACAGTTCcctaggaagaggaggagaaaagtcAGACTGTGGCTCGAGGGACATGCATTAGATTCATTGAAGACCTCAGCTTTACTAACTCGATATTAACATTATTGGGCTTTCTGAGAAAATCGGTTTGGTCAAATTAGGTTTGACTGGCCTAAATGTGATATAATTACATTGAGTGCGTTTCTTTTCACTGACAATACAGTTAAACGGACATGTGAGAGGGAATGGTTTGCAGCCGATCAGCAGGAATTATAACTCACTTCGGTGACTGAGCCTGGAAATTGAACTTGGCTCTTGctgctttcatctgtacaaacagacaCAAAAAAAGTTTATTGGTGAGATGTGAAAGTCTGCTTCTCACAAGGGCACAGGCCTGTTCCAGCTTGCAGTTGTTGATAGTTATAGCAAGATCCTAATCAGGGCAGCTAaaagaaaacaaaacaatatGTTCATATATACAGATTATTTTCAGACCACAATACATAAAGCACTAAAACCTTCCGATGAATCTCACTCCTCAAAGATCATAgatacattttcaaaatgttttcacATTGTGTACAGTATACACAGGTATGTATAGTAATTGCATATCCCAACACCAAGAAGGGGAAAGACATCTACCTGCTTCTCCTGTCTTTTGGTTGGGAACTCCATGAATTCAGGTGCAGGGGAGATGCGTTCTATTGTAGAACAGCATGGAGACGTGGAGAGTAACATAGATGAGAGTGAGGAAACAAGACACGGGTCAAAAGAGTGGAGCAGAATCATAAGGTTTATGAGGAAATTGTATAGCCTCCCAATCCAGCTTTTGATGCTTTAAGAGTAATTATATCAAGTCGGTgggaagatatgtaaacattgaaTGAACCCTCTCCAGTTCAATGTATGTTCTTCTAAAGAAGCCAAACTTTTGGGCTGGTTCTCAGACTAATCTCCAAGAAAAACAGTTGGATAAAGCTGATCTTTAATCAAGGTTTCCGGCCCTAAGTCCCTATTTTCTGTGCTACCTCCCCACCCATACACTACAGCTCTTTCCATGCTAAAAGTAAGAAACCTCTCTCACTAACCCAGATCAGTTTTATATCAAATTCATTCAGACAGATCAGGAAAGTCTGCAGGAAATGACAAGGAATCACAAGACTTCAACAGTAGTCCCATATTGAATTACTGTATTCCGTTAGTAGAGGCTTTTTTTCCATGGAAGTGTCACTGATTAGATTTTAAACATTACCCAATATTAAAATGAATAAATTCCAACTACAGCATTCAAGTACACAGCAGTATTATACCTACTGTTACTAGTCTTTACTGGGCCATTTTACTGAGACTGCATGTTGAGTGGCCTAGCCTTAGCACCACTCTTTCTGAATAAAGGTTTTCATGTATGGATTGGATCCAGGATCAACTCCTACATAGCCTTACCATGTGTGGGACTAGGGGCTGCCCTCTGAGCAACAGCTGTTGTGGGGACAATGGGACGATGGAGAGGTTGCTTTGCTCCAGTCAAAGAGCTGGAAAAAATTACAGGAAAAGAGAACAGGTTTACTATATGACTGTATGCTCCCACAAACTCCAGTCAATTCGATGTTTCCCAACATTAACAGCCAACATGGTGGAGCTCCACACTGTATAAGGACAGGGTACTGTGTGCAGTAGTATATACATTTGTTATGCAGATTTAGCCTCTGGCCACAGCTGCTGGTTTGCATATAAAGATCAAACAAAGTTGAAACAGATAACaaaattgagagagaggagaggagagagagagagagagagagagagagagagagagagagagagaattagtctGGGGACCTTCTGTCTTTGGAGAACTTATAGTCATCATCATAGTCGCTGACTTTACTACCATGTGTAAATGACAGGGAAAAATCATGCAGGGTTCTCCAATAAATGTGAAGTTGAAAGACATAGCAGCATGAGCAAATCAGTATCATTATTAAACACACAAGTATCTGAGAAAGTGCATTAGATCAGTAAACAGCTGTCCACTGTCTGAACCAGATAAACACAGTCACAGAAAGGCATCACACCTGCCTGTTGATCCAGTCAGAGTCTGGCAGCTGGCTGTGTCTGCCTGCAGCCAAGCAGAAGGCCTAGACAACAGGAAGCTGTAAAAACCTGCCATATTCTTACTGTTGTATGTTTCCATTTTACATCTCCTTAGCAACTGGCTCAGTAACCGGACTCTGAGGTCTCGAGGTAGGAAGGAGGTCGCTTTGCCAAAACGCATGAGCTCAGTTTAGCAAACAACAACTAGGAGAGATCTGTCCAAGAATGTATTACACAGTAGGCAAGAAATTAACTGAACTTCAACTTGTTAAAAAGGTATGTAGCTCAACTTTTAAGTATTCTATAAGTGTCTACTAGGCAGCAAGACTAACTTTATTTTGCTAAGTTGTCTCATTTCTAACTGATAGGGAACCAAAGACTGTAAAGACTGTAACTTACTGCAACAGTAGTGTGATGGACAAGTGCATGTATCCATAGTGGATGAAGAAATGTGTAACTGGATTAAGAACGTGGGAGTTGGGTTCAGAGGAGGTCTGGTATGTGGCCTCCAGCCAGCCTGGGGCTCAGCCATTAACCTGGCATGTCCTGGTGTTACTTCCCTCTGCAGTTCACACTGGCTTCATGCTGCACATTAACGACACAATCTAGGATCATTTTGGAGAATATCTTTAGAAAGTCACAAGCTTTTGAATTGCATTATCTTTAAAAACGGTATTGTTACTGTAGGGCAGTTATTTCACATGCCTGCAAAAATGCATTGACCGCAATAATTTGAATCATGGCTTAGACTTGCTTCATCTCTCTGCACTGGTCATCAAGCCGCAGTCTAGCTAGACTCTTCAATGACCAACCTGCCAGTGCACAGACACAGATACAAGCCTGAGGAAGTGGGTCCCACCCGTTAGTATCAAGACAACAGCAATCCAAATGGTTGTAAACAGACTTGTAGATGCTTAGTCACTGAAGAGGCATCAGTCATCCAACTGTAATGCGCAAGCAATAGTCTCAATACCATTGACATACATGTATCTTATAGAAACAACATGTGGATTTTCTACTCATACCCAAGTGGTATGTTGTGTCAGAAATGATGCACACAGGTCAATAGTGCATTATCTGTAGCCTCTGTGAGACAATAAAGTTGTAAAAAAAACTTAATGGTCTAAAAACAAAGCACAATTCATGTCAGTGAGACCAACTGCCAGATTTGATCTTTGTCCAAAACAAAATATTGTCTGGATAAGGAAGCTTAAGAAAGGCCTCAATGATTTGAAAAAAGGCTAAAATATTTGCTGAGTAAATCCCCTCTGTCATGAACAGATTTGTCAGAGCAAATGAAATAATGGTGCGTGAATCAGTTGATGTTGACATGGTTTTGGGGACGCAACTATAGTAGCAGGATACAACAATGAACAGTATAATAACTGTTTCCTGTATCGACAACAATTCCTGTACATATTTCTCAACATTAGAAAAGTGATGCAGCTACACCCAATGACCTACCCTGtacaacttgagacatcttttTACTGAAGGGATAAAACCATTGTATGTACAATCACACCAACAGGCAAAGCAACAACGTTGTCCCATTACTCACCTGTTGTCCTGtgttgtccctgtccctgtcccgtcCCTGCAGCAGTTCCTGGATCAGCGTTCCTGGCACCCTGGAAGCAGAGATCACATTGAAGGCTGTTCTCTTTTGGAAGAAATCTCACAGCTACTCAGACAGAGCAGAGGTGGTGACCACTCCCAAatgagccagagggagagagaactccCCTGGGTCCTACACTCCATTGAATACAATGACAAGTTTAGTAACAGTATCTTTCTGTGGCATCTTTGATTGAGGAGTGGCGGTATACAACCACATACAGCTGATTAGATGAGGTGCAAATTAAGGTTGTGAAGAGAATCAGCATCAAGTTTTGAAGAGTGAAATGAAATCCTTTAATTCAGCATTAAAAGCATACAAGGCATACAGTATTGCAAACACTGTTCTTCATTGAATTGAACCTCTGTTTCTACGGAAAGCGTGAGGGAAAAATATAACATATGCTTGTTGGATTTGCCGTCTGATTTAGATTTGTGGGGGGGTTTAGATTTGTAGGCGTGTGATTTGAGGCAGACACATCCAAGTGCAAGGCAGGGAGGTCCTGGGGGTAGCAGGGTCACAGGGCAGTGTCGGGGTTGGCATGCAGGGCTGTCTGTCTTTCAAACAGTCCTCAcaggagggggagatggggagataaCAGGGAGGTATGGTATTGACATGATCCATGCAAGCAACCAGACCTCCTCTCAGTGTATTTCTAGAGGAGTGTGAGAGTGAGGAGAGGGTTACAGGCAGGGTAGCAGGGAGGAGGGTTGCTTCAGCACAAGAGTCACAAGGGGGGCCTCAGTacctcacccctgcctcgccgCGTCTGCTTCTTCTGGGAAAGTCTCCTCTCCAGGCCCTGGATGTCCGAGTCCAGCTCAGCCTCAAAACAGCTCAGCTCAGAGAGCAGAGACTCCTGGTCAACGCAGCATGGTGGTTGGAAGGAATGAATCAATCAAATTTCCAACTAAATACAGTAACTCATGGTGGCCCCATACTTGCATGCTCCTGGCATGATTCAATCTTTCCATGCTAACTTTTCCTTTTTCTTTGCTAGCTCATTAAAACAATCACTGCCTTTGGCCATCATGGTGGAGGTTATGACAACTATCATGTCACTGTGAGCACTCACCTCGAAGGCGGATGGCTTAGACGGATTCTCTATGGGGGACCAGGGTTTCTCTGTGGGTCTGTGATGTGGTGGCTGCTGGGACAGCTGTATGGGAGGCTGCTGGGCCAGCTGTATGGGAGGATGCTGGGCCAGTTGTATGGGAGGCTGCTGGGCCAGTTGTATGGGAGGCTGCTGGGCCAGTTGTATGGGAGGGTGCTGGGCCAGCTGTATGGGAGGCTGCTGGGGCTTCTGGGCTGGCTGACCCTGAGGCTGGGAAACACAAACATATACTCTGAGCACACAGTCAGACAGGGAGACCTAAGCGTTGGTCATATAGATAGATAACAGTTGGTCATAGTAGACGTATTGAACAGTAAATGACTGTATTGGTTTGTTATAGCTTTCCCATTTGATCCAACTTATATCTAACTCTTCTAAAAGTTCTTAAACCCTGCAGTTTGATTTACAGTAAAGCACGATCATAGTTTGTGATACATACAAGACCTGTGTTTTTTTATGTGATCCCAGCCAAACACAGGGGTGCGTTCCTGTAGACTATTTTATAGTCAGTCAATCTGATTCACTTCATTAACTCTACATCCACATAAACAATTGAACAGTCAGATGAAACAGAACTCATTCCCTCATTAAAGGCTCAATGCAGacatttttatatcaatatcaaataattttggGGTAACAATTAAAGGTccatgtcaccaggcaggccaaaactcccaccgaaacaggctgaaatttcaggtggtcttttcaaacagctcttacactaaaaagacattatcattattttcacaatttcacagtattattccaaccttaaagtgtggaaatatatataaaacacaggaaaatcacattcTTGACTGCACTGGGTCTTTAAATACCTTACCATAATACTTTTCCAATAAAACTGACAAAAAGCTATTTCTCAAGCAatcattttgctaggactgtctgggagtggggaCGGGAAAACAAAAAACGACCTGTTATTGGCAGGTTTGGAACTGTCTTTGTTATTGGTTTATTTACCAATTTCCCACattgtgatgtcaccaggcaagccAAAACTCCAGCCCAAACCTGCTGATTacaaggtcctgtgtagattgtattttcaaccagcaactatcaggaaataacagagatcatatttttttcaatttcttttctcacacttttacagtgtaaGTGTCATCAGCCAatgcaaaacacaggaaaactggatttttactgcactgggcctttaagaagACATATGGCCCAGTAACTTAGAAAGAATTGCTACACTACTTTAAAAGGGTATACACTTAAGACACCAACTCCCAGCCTCTTTTTCATGTTCCTTGAAATACCTTGGCAGAGTGAGATCCTGTGAAAGCCAAAGTATTCTCTCAGTCAGTAGTCATCACTGCAATCACAGGCAATGATATCACTACTCAGGAGTTCAGCACTTGATTTGGTCTGTCCTCTGTAATTGTGTGATTCTCTGTACACAGGCTGGCCTGGACTGAGGAGAGGAGTTGCTGGAGGTAGAAGCTGtacctaaccacagatctaggatcatatTACACTACCGCCAATCCTTAACCATTAAGGGTATGAAACAcatctgaccctgtatcagtTGGTGAGGGACAACTTCTACCTAATCTAGAGCAAGCCTGGTGATGACCTTCAGAGTAAATGAAATACGCCTCCATACTGTGAAACATTACGCACCACAAGATGTTAACACGCATAATCAGTATCACAAGACGCCTGGGCCCCGTATTTGTTTTCTTCCCGCTGTGAGACGCCAGGCTCAATTTGCACCAAATCTGGGGCTTGGCGACAAGAGCCATTCAAAACGTCAGCCCAGAGACAAACACACTCCTCTCTTAATCACTCAGGGTATTTTAACAGACAGACTTCCAGTATTCAAAGGgcctcacgcacgcacgcacacacacacacacacacacacacacacacacacacacagttccgaGTCACTTACTCATTTTAGTAAGGGCAGAAAAGTTAGATACATTTCCAAGGGAACACATACATCACAGACAGCAATACTTCCACTGTTGACCATCCAGTATTTTATGGCAGTTCATGGTTAAcaaacactgtcttcatgttcttTTGTTTGTTCTACAAATTATGATCTCGAAATTAAGAAGAAAGCCGGAACACAGCTGGTGTGGGTTTGCCATTGTAGCAATGATCGCATTAACAACTTCCTGATTACCTGGCATGAGATGCTTTCAGCTGAGAAGCATTCCAGGGTATTGACACAAACTAATCCTAATAAGAAAGGGATAAGGTGTTTGCCACCACGAGCAGCTATTGTAGGCAGCCCACTccacactaacaaatacagtacaAAGAAAAACTCTCAAAAATAGTTCTGAAGCTAAGCCACAAATCTTTTGAAAACCTCAATGAAAAATATGTTGCTGTAAAATCAGGAATTATTTGCCACAGTGCAACCTTTAAATACAAACAAATATGTTAATCCAAGTACCATCTATATTAAAATGTGTGGTATTGCTCCATGTTAAGCACCCTGATAAAGGAGGGTAAGGCCTTACCTGGCTGTGGACCTCTGAGGTGGTGCTCTGTCCAGGCTCAAAGTCAAATATGCTCCTGGGTTGTGGTGGCTCCCCCCATCGGTCTGAAAGCTTATCTTCAACCCCCAGCTCACTCCTGAAACACAATCCCCAACAACATGCACGCacgaacacacgcacgcacgcacacacacacacacacacacacacacacacacacacacacacacacacacacacacacacacacacacacacacacacacacacacacacacacacacacaacacaatcatgGTTTCATTGTCAATGCCTGTAGGAACAGATCCAAACGTGTCTACCTGGCACTTGTTTTTGTCTCTCCCCACACTCCTTGTCTTGGGTCTGGGTCTGGAATTCACACTTATACCATTCACCCAATTACCAGGTTGGCTCAAGTAGCACAAACTAGGTGTTTCACAATGGCTGACCACATGCTTCTGATATGCTGTGAACTTGGtcatggttatacagtaacagaaACAAATACATTCTAACATTCTCAACATGAGTTCTTCCACCTCACTGAGCTCTACTGTTGGTTTAAATGAGGAGGTTGAACGTGGAATCTCCCAGTCCTATTCATCAGTCTCTCCCAGTCTCACCAGTCAGGGAGGGCTCCGTAATTGTCCATATGGGTCTGAGTCTGCTGCCCACCGGCTGAGTCAGCAGCAAGGGCCCGGCTCCCTGAGGATCAGTCAAAATTAGTGTTAGCAAAGACTGGCCATCTGACAGAGTAGATAAGTTACACCCCAGAACATGGCTATGTTATTTCCACTTTACTCACTTTCAGCAGACCATCGCTCAGAGTCCTCGTCAGTTTCTAACAAATGGGCAAAGATAGCAAAGAGAGTTAGAGGGATTTAGAGAACATTAATCATAAATTGTACACTCACcccaactaaggggcctagcccgaaccatgaaaaacagccccagaccattattcctcctccaccaaactttacagttagcactatgcattcgggcagatagcgttctcctgacatccctcaaacccagatttgtccgtctgccagatggtgaagcgtgattcattactccagagaacacgtttccactgctccagagtccaatgttgACTTTACACagctccagccgatgcttggcattgtgcatggtgatcttaggcttgtgtgcggctgctcggccatggaaatccatttcatgaagctcccgacgaacagttcatgTGCTGACATTTGAGGTAGcatggaactcagtagtgagtgttgcaactgagaacaaacaatttttatgcgctacacgcttcagcactcagcggtcccaatctgtgagcttgtgtggcctaccacttcacggctgagctgttgttgctcctagatgtttccacttcacaataacagcatgtACAGTTGACAAGCAGGGCaggaatttgacaaactgacttgttggaaaggtggcatcctatgaaagTGCCAcaatgaaagtcactgagctcttcagtaaggccactctactgccaatgtttgtctatggcaatcacatggctgtgtgctggaATTGTCAAATCCATAAATGTTAAGGCATGTCCatgtacttttgtatatatagtgtatgttctaTTCAGTAGGGCCCCGATTCTGAATTCTGACTCAAGTTAAGCTCACGTAAATGGAACATTATTCCCTTTTTATGCAATTTTCTCTATAtatgcgtattctgaccttgaatttaagaATGAGAATAGTGTGTTATTCTCCTGCTATTAGTTTGGGGTGGAGATTGAATAAATGAAGGAGTGGcaaaggtgtgtctacagatatgccatattctgaccttgactaaATTCCCTCACAATTCCACCACATTTACACGTGAGGAAACCATGAacacctgtcacgacttccgccgaagtcggtccctctccttgttcgggcggcgttcggcggttgacgtcactggccttctagccatcgccgatccacttttcattttccatttgttttgtctttgtcaaacacacctggtttcaatcccccaattacttgttcattatttaaccctctgttcccccatgtttatTTGTGAGTAAATGTTTTTTGTATTGCGATCCGTATTGTGTAGCCTTGTATTTACGACGTGTATTGTGATATATTTTGAGTAAAATTGCTTTCTTTGctcttatctgctgtcctgcacctgactcatctcaccagctacacacagacactttACAGAATTACTTACCtagaatggagtcagcaggagcagacgccctccTTGTGGCGatagaggagcgcgtccagcagcacgcgaccatattgcaacatctgggcaccgccatggatcgcgtgctgcagacgatggatcgttgggagagaggaggaggttgtccagcgcctccaccagccccactacagcaggccccactgtccacccctccttcacccggtcccagtggaATTCGGCTCGCGCTCCaaggggagtatgatgggacggctgccggatgccaggggttcctcCTCCAGGTTGAGCTCAACCTGGCGACCGTACACCCAGCTCCTTTGGGacgtgagagcgtgtccgccctcgtctcctgcctctcaggcaaagccctggagtgagccattggaccattacgcagagttcacccgccgctttcgggcagttttcgaccacccACCTGAGGGTCGAGCGGTGGGggaacgtctgttccacctgaggcaggggacgaggagcgcgcaggaattcgctttggacttccggacccagcgcgggatggaacgacagggccctgatcgatcactaccggtgcagtctgcgcgaggacgtccatcGGGAGTTGGTCTGCCGAGAAACCACCCTAACCTGCTGGCTACTCGCGGACGTCCTgatcggggcctgtcagttccatcccccagcacctccgctccgacacccatggagctgggaggtgctgcacttagggcgaccggaggaggggccattccctgcaccatctgtggccacagagggcacactgctggtcggtgctggggggggttcctcagggagtcgaggcagcaggcagggcactatcgtgtcaccccagatgagtcggcaccaggctcactcagagccccctgttgctcacatgtatgtgttaattacatttcctgagttttcccagcacctgtacataacccatctacaatttagcccaaacaacaacctcttcccttactgtatttattaatttattttgctcctttgcaccccattatttctatttctactttgcactttcttccactacaaatctaccattccagtgttttacttgctacattgtatttacttcgccaccatggccttttttgcctttacctcccttatttcacctcatttgctcactttgtatatagacttatttttctactatattattgactgtatgtttgttttactccatgtgtaactctgttgttgtatgtgtcaaactgcttgctttatcttggccaggtcgcaattgtaaatgagaacttgttctcaacttgcctacctggttaaataaaggtgaaataaaaaataaggtgctcatagattcaggcgcagctgggaattttattgaccattCATTTGCTCATAGattagggatcccccttgttcctgttGATATGCCCTTcgctgtgcacgccctagatagtcgaccattagggtcagggctgactaggaaggccaccgct comes from Salmo salar chromosome ssa20, Ssal_v3.1, whole genome shotgun sequence and encodes:
- the LOC106579837 gene encoding vinexin; protein product: MQSQQRVDILDHLNGSRIVFSDDGPPSSQQHHLSPPDLTQEVVVISPGLPTPLLSPFRSTRLPPVELIKVSEVNGSDPLTDPLRFGSYYGPAQSNGGLSNGVQTRGSSTLPRRVATREERLIKFSGIGPVDETGMPIASRSSVNKPKDWYRSMFRQIHKKPEETDEDSERWSAERSRALAADSAGGQQTQTHMDNYGALPDWSELGVEDKLSDRWGEPPQPRSIFDFEPGQSTTSEVHSQPQGQPAQKPQQPPIQLAQHPPIQLAQQPPIQLAQQPPIQLAQHPPIQLAQQPPIQLSQQPPHHRPTEKPWSPIENPSKPSAFEESLLSELSCFEAELDSDIQGLERRLSQKKQTRRGRGEGARNADPGTAAGTGQGQGQHRTTAPGWLEATYQTSSEPNSHVLNPVTHFFIHYGYMHLSITLLLHSLTGAKQPLHRPIVPTTAVAQRAAPSPTHERISPAPEFMEFPTKRQEKQMKAARAKFNFQAQSPKELSLQKGDIVYILRQVDANWFEGEHHGRAGIFPTTYVEIVPATEKPTPIKSPTIQVLDYGEAVALFTFNADLPVELSFRKGEVISVTRRVDDRWLEGRVPGTTRSGIFPTNYVQVNKLPRTKLSSDDYPVCPMSPTSPEPMSPGRPLHSPCSPLTHSPLSLTPSSRSPEPGYSPLKPSSPIPHGTVASHSRSSLQPSLSKEAPNHWPHPTSGPASPTPQSNHWGGAQPALHNSIGRAASPSNQMSPSAHRGGAAPNNIPKTKTTNNAGSTVVQRQPYKAVYNYNPQNRDELELREGDIVQVMEKCDDGWFVGTSERTHAFGTFPGNYVTPV